One Caenibius sp. WL genomic window, GAAGATTTCTTTGACCTGTTAAGCAATACTTTTGAACAGGTCCTTGAACGTGCCGAGCTGCGCCGCGCCCGCCGCCACGCCGAACAGGAACTGCGGGCAAGCAACATCCGCCTCGAAGCGATGCTCAAGGAGGTCAATCACCGCGTTGCCAACAATCTTCAGATGGTAATGTCCTTCATTACTCTGCAGGGCAAATCCCTCACCGATTCCGGCGCTCAGGAAGCGTTGCAGAAGGCACAGCAGCGCATCGCGACAATCGCGCAGGTCAACCGCCGCCTTTACACGACGGGCGATGTCGAATTCGTTGTTATGGACGATTATCTCAACAGCCTAGCCGCCGATCTGAGCGAGAGTTGGTCCACCTCCGGGGCAGTGCGCATGGTGACGGTTTCGGCCAAAGCGATACGACTAAGCACTGACAAGGCCGTGGTGCTCGGGATGATTGCCAACGAATGGATCAGCAATGCCTGCAAATATGCTTATGGAGATGCGGGGTATGGCGAAGTTCGCGTAAGTCTCACTCTGCACGGAGGGGGGGTACTGGAACTCGCCGTCGAGGACGATGGCATCGGTTACCCGGACGATGGCTCAATCCATGGGACGGGACTGGGAACGCGGCTTGTGGAGGCGATGGGACGGGCTCATCGTGCTGATATCTGCTATGGACCGGTCCCGGAAACGGGCAGGGGAACGCGCACATCGATCAAGCTGCAGCTAAGTGAGAAAGACCTTGCTCCCCCTGCGATCGCTGTGGGGGAGAATATGCCCTGGACGGATGAGGCAGGGGTTCGGTAAGACGAACCCCACACAGATATTCTGTGCGGGGTCGCATCTAAACGGGAATATTCAATAGCTGTTTTCGAAGTCATCAACTTCTTTTTCGGCTTCTTCGCGGGCTTGGCCGTATTTTTCCTGAATTTTTCCAGTAAGGATTTTCCGGATTCCGTTTATCTGGTCAATTTCATCATTGGTCAGTTCGCCCCATTTCTTTTGAATGTGACCCTTAACCTGCTCCCAATTGCCTTTTAATGTATCGCTATTCATCTCGTTTCTCCGTTTGGGATAGTGAGACAACGCTGCGCGATTACGAATGTTCCGGACCTATTGCGATGTTCTGACGTTGGTTGGGAGAAAGGAAGGAGCGATGTTCGTGGCGGCCTATTGGTGGAAAGTGCATCCCGGCAAAGAGGAGCAGTTTCGGGCGGCATGGCGGCGCGGAACGGAGTTAATCCGGCAAACTTACGGCTCACTCGGCTCGCGCCTCCATAGAGATGCTGATGGGCGTTTCATCGGTGTGGCCGAATGGCCCGATCAGGCGACGTGGCAAAAAGCTTTCGATGCCAAGATGGTGTATGACGATCCCGAAGCCCGCGCCGCTTTCGTCGATGCGGTGGCTGATGCGGCGGACGAACCTTTCCTGCTGATGGAAGTGACCGACGACCTGCTGAAGCGCGGGGATTGATCGCAGATCCCAATAGTTCATGGCGGGTAGCAGACATGCCTCTACGCGGCCAAGCGGAAGGGCCGGAGCGACTGGTATGGACGAGACACCCTCCATCGGGCCGGTGGTGGCTCTCAACATTGGCTAGCTTGAATTCAATTTTTCCCTGGTCGTAAATTTATAACTCACCGGTGAAGCGAGCCGGGCAACGCTGACGCGCATTTATCTGGAGCAAGGTCTGGCCGTCTTTCTTGCACGGAGCCGCCCGGTTTTGGCGTCTATAATCCGAATGAGGGATGCCAGACTCAATATCAGTCCATACCCTCGTCACCTGCTGAACACAGATGCCTCTCGGTAACTGAAAGCCATGATGGACATAAAGGGGGGAGGAGGGAGATGGTGCTCAAAAGATTTCTGCTATGGTCTCTGGGCGGTTTTCTGGCGATTGTCGGCATTCTGCTGGGAATTGGTGGCGCCTGGCTCGCGAGCCTTGGAGGATCGCTTTATTACCTCCCTGCCGGCCTCGCATGCCTGATTGCGGGCGTTCTGATCTGTAAAGGCAAATCGCTGGGCATCTGGATCTACTGTGCGGTTTTTGCAGCGACGCTTGTCTGGGCTCTGGTCGAAGTCGGCCCCAATTTCTGGCTCCTGCTTCCGCGTGTCGGTGGGCCCCTGGTTATCCTGTTGTATATGTTCACGCCATGGATACGGCAGCATACCGGCGTTCGGCGCACGGTTCCGCCTGCCACCGGTGATAGCCGCGCTCGACGGGGTAGACGCCCCGCATTTATCGCCATCGCCGGTATTCTGGTGCTTCTGATCCTGGGCTTCTGGTTTTGGCACGGGGTTGAGCGTGTGCAGCCTGCTGGGGCTGGAGAAACCCAGGCCCCGACGATCTGGGCCGATTATGCGGGCAACAAGGCCGGCACGCGCTTTTCACCTGCATCCCAGATCACGCCTGCGAATGTGTCGAATCTGGATGTGGCCTGGACTTACCGGACAGGGGATATTCCACGCGGTGCTGCGCCGCAGATGTTTCAGGCGACGCCGTTGCAGATCGGCGATACGCTTTATCTATGCACCCCGCATAATATCGTGATCGCGCTCGATGCGGATAGCGGGAAGGAACGGTGGCGGCACGATCCCAAGGTCGATGCAACAGGCGTTTTCACCGTTGCCTGCCGGGGCGTGTCCTACCATCAATCCAGCGATCCGGCTGCGAAGGTTTGCGCCCGCCGCGTTCTGGTATCGACGATAGACGGCCGCATGATCGCGTTGAATGCGGACACCGGACAACCTTGCCAGGATTTTGGCCGCAATGGC contains:
- a CDS encoding response regulator, encoding MPSAPILYIDDDEGIRRLVSRALARKGLSICTAASGAEGIEMARQQDFALIAVDHYMPDQNGLVTLAALRSLPNCPPVVYVTGSEESRIAVAALKAGADDYVVKSVGEDFFDLLSNTFEQVLERAELRRARRHAEQELRASNIRLEAMLKEVNHRVANNLQMVMSFITLQGKSLTDSGAQEALQKAQQRIATIAQVNRRLYTTGDVEFVVMDDYLNSLAADLSESWSTSGAVRMVTVSAKAIRLSTDKAVVLGMIANEWISNACKYAYGDAGYGEVRVSLTLHGGGVLELAVEDDGIGYPDDGSIHGTGLGTRLVEAMGRAHRADICYGPVPETGRGTRTSIKLQLSEKDLAPPAIAVGENMPWTDEAGVR
- a CDS encoding CsbD family protein, with translation MNSDTLKGNWEQVKGHIQKKWGELTNDEIDQINGIRKILTGKIQEKYGQAREEAEKEVDDFENSY
- a CDS encoding antibiotic biosynthesis monooxygenase; the protein is MFVAAYWWKVHPGKEEQFRAAWRRGTELIRQTYGSLGSRLHRDADGRFIGVAEWPDQATWQKAFDAKMVYDDPEARAAFVDAVADAADEPFLLMEVTDDLLKRGD